The following are encoded together in the Thunnus maccoyii chromosome 18, fThuMac1.1, whole genome shotgun sequence genome:
- the LOC121883593 gene encoding germ cell-specific gene 1-like protein isoform X1, which yields MSHLFDPTLLSHSSTSSSISFNPSMMAFVQQMRSPPLSFIQTVLSLFLGGTAIMSSYWCVGKQKVPKPLCSPVKQSNCVPVPGMSNSSDIQISWETGDDRFIFPIFHTGLFITCEENIYKDAWEEKCRGFHTLTPGSEKAMMWFSLSLELMYIGLLLISCILLSVQLCIRACCPSTQRWGQMLNAFAAVFTVLGGLLGMVGHMMFMQVFQITVSMGPEDFKPHSYGYSWAFYVAWLAFTVCMSAGVSTLNNYTKKVLMVGPRRNSSLNRCSFNFMGLLPPAPYYTPPNPAITLACPQSPPQISHLSPYYEPPSAALPPSTPRLTHSHSLPLPHSDSFPAHPSHPAPASPFHRLSLPSPSPSHARSISIHIPLPGHQGHMSPHYEPEEDYSPL from the exons ATGTCTCACTTATTCGACCCTACTCTCCTTTCTCATTCCTCCACCAGCTCGAGCATCTCATTTAACCCCAGCATGATGGCATTCGTGCAGCAGATGCGTTCCCCTCCCCTTTCCTTTATTCAGACGGTCTTGTCTCTCTTCCTGGGTGGCACAGCCATCATGTCCTCCTACTGGTGCGTTGGTAAACAGAAGGTGCCCAAGCCGCTGTGTTCGCCTGTCAAGCAAAGCAACTGCGTCCCCGTTCCCGGCATGTCCAACTCCTCTGACATCCAGATCTCCTGGGAGACGGGCGATGACCGCTTTATCTTCCCCATCTTCCATACCGGCCTGTTTATCACCTGTGAGGAGAACATCTACAAGGACGCATGGG agGAGAAGTGTCGAGGGTTTCATACTTTGACTCCAGGATCTGAAAAAG CAATGATGTGGTTCTCGCTATCATTGGAGCTCATGTATATCGGACTGCTGTTAATCAGTTGCATACTGCTGTCTGTGCAGTTGTGCATCAGGGCCTGTTGTCCGTCCACACAGCGCTGGGGCCAGATGCTCAACGCTTTTGCTGCCGTCTTCACCGTCCTGGGAG gtctGCTTGGGATGGTGGGTCACATGATGTTCATGCAGGTGTTTCAGATCACTGTCTCAATGGGACCAGAAGACTTCAAGCCTCACAGTTACGGCTACTCCTGGGCGTTTTA CGTGGCCTGGCTTGCCTTCACTGTCTGCATGTCAGCCGGGGTCTCCACTCTGAACAACTACACAAAGAAGGTGCTGATGGTGGGACCCCGGCGTAACTCCAGCCTCAACCGCTGCAGCTTTAACTTCATGGGTCTTCTGCCACCAGCTCCTTATTACACCCCCCCGAACCCAGCCATCACCCTGGCCTGTCCACAATCCCCCCCCCAGATCTCCCATTTGTCACCCTACTACGAGCCCCCGTCAGCTGCGTTACCACCCTCCACTCCGAGGCTCACACACTCCCACTCCCTTCCTCTCCCCCACTCTGACTCCTTCCCTGCTCACCCCTCCCACCCTGCGCCTGCATCTCCATTTCACCGCCTGTCCCTCCCTTCTCCATCTCCCTCGCACGCCCGGTCCATCTCCATCCACATACCCCTGCCGGGACACCAGGGGCACATGTCCCCCCATTATGAGCCAGAGGAGGACTACAGCCCACTTTGA
- the LOC121883593 gene encoding germ cell-specific gene 1-like protein isoform X2, whose translation MMAFVQQMRSPPLSFIQTVLSLFLGGTAIMSSYWCVGKQKVPKPLCSPVKQSNCVPVPGMSNSSDIQISWETGDDRFIFPIFHTGLFITCEENIYKDAWEEKCRGFHTLTPGSEKAMMWFSLSLELMYIGLLLISCILLSVQLCIRACCPSTQRWGQMLNAFAAVFTVLGGLLGMVGHMMFMQVFQITVSMGPEDFKPHSYGYSWAFYVAWLAFTVCMSAGVSTLNNYTKKVLMVGPRRNSSLNRCSFNFMGLLPPAPYYTPPNPAITLACPQSPPQISHLSPYYEPPSAALPPSTPRLTHSHSLPLPHSDSFPAHPSHPAPASPFHRLSLPSPSPSHARSISIHIPLPGHQGHMSPHYEPEEDYSPL comes from the exons ATGATGGCATTCGTGCAGCAGATGCGTTCCCCTCCCCTTTCCTTTATTCAGACGGTCTTGTCTCTCTTCCTGGGTGGCACAGCCATCATGTCCTCCTACTGGTGCGTTGGTAAACAGAAGGTGCCCAAGCCGCTGTGTTCGCCTGTCAAGCAAAGCAACTGCGTCCCCGTTCCCGGCATGTCCAACTCCTCTGACATCCAGATCTCCTGGGAGACGGGCGATGACCGCTTTATCTTCCCCATCTTCCATACCGGCCTGTTTATCACCTGTGAGGAGAACATCTACAAGGACGCATGGG agGAGAAGTGTCGAGGGTTTCATACTTTGACTCCAGGATCTGAAAAAG CAATGATGTGGTTCTCGCTATCATTGGAGCTCATGTATATCGGACTGCTGTTAATCAGTTGCATACTGCTGTCTGTGCAGTTGTGCATCAGGGCCTGTTGTCCGTCCACACAGCGCTGGGGCCAGATGCTCAACGCTTTTGCTGCCGTCTTCACCGTCCTGGGAG gtctGCTTGGGATGGTGGGTCACATGATGTTCATGCAGGTGTTTCAGATCACTGTCTCAATGGGACCAGAAGACTTCAAGCCTCACAGTTACGGCTACTCCTGGGCGTTTTA CGTGGCCTGGCTTGCCTTCACTGTCTGCATGTCAGCCGGGGTCTCCACTCTGAACAACTACACAAAGAAGGTGCTGATGGTGGGACCCCGGCGTAACTCCAGCCTCAACCGCTGCAGCTTTAACTTCATGGGTCTTCTGCCACCAGCTCCTTATTACACCCCCCCGAACCCAGCCATCACCCTGGCCTGTCCACAATCCCCCCCCCAGATCTCCCATTTGTCACCCTACTACGAGCCCCCGTCAGCTGCGTTACCACCCTCCACTCCGAGGCTCACACACTCCCACTCCCTTCCTCTCCCCCACTCTGACTCCTTCCCTGCTCACCCCTCCCACCCTGCGCCTGCATCTCCATTTCACCGCCTGTCCCTCCCTTCTCCATCTCCCTCGCACGCCCGGTCCATCTCCATCCACATACCCCTGCCGGGACACCAGGGGCACATGTCCCCCCATTATGAGCCAGAGGAGGACTACAGCCCACTTTGA